Proteins encoded by one window of Modestobacter marinus:
- the menD gene encoding 2-succinyl-5-enolpyruvyl-6-hydroxy-3-cyclohexene-1-carboxylic-acid synthase produces the protein MNPATAFARVLVDELVRGGVTDAVLAPGSRSAPVALALANAETAGRLRLHVRIDERTAAFLALGLAKAAGRPVPVLTTSGTATAHLHAAVLEAHESGVPLLALTADRPPELRATGANQTIDQVGLYGGAVRWALDVGVPEPGREVAQNRYWRSVVAKALLVARGDLSGDPGPVHLNVALREPLMPDDAGERPAPLSGGFAGRPGGAPWTSAAGDGTLGAPLSGGEPAGGGRTLLVAGDAPSAVGRAAAVVADQRGWPVLAEPSSGAWGASGALRGPALLLGAADWLAAHRPERVVVVGRPTLSRPVNALLADPAVSVETYGPTPRWADPGRGSSVVGSARLDPGLALRDPGPRGGGEWAARWAEAARLVGAAVDAELDDLPGPGLTAARLARDVVATLPAGALLVLGSSTPVRDVDRLAVPRPGLTVLANRGVAGIDGTISTAVGAALAHQGAGGGPAFALMGDLTFLHDLTGLLPGAGEPRPDLTVVVPDNDGGGIFAQLEPGQPQYAASYRRVFGTPHGRDLVAVARSLGWAATAVSDPTQLVAALGAGGPRVVVVRTDAAAEAALATRLRAAAVAALG, from the coding sequence GTGAACCCGGCCACCGCCTTCGCCCGGGTGCTCGTCGACGAGCTGGTCCGCGGCGGCGTCACCGACGCGGTGCTCGCCCCCGGCTCCCGGTCCGCGCCGGTCGCGCTCGCGCTGGCCAACGCCGAGACGGCGGGCCGGCTGCGGCTGCACGTGCGGATCGACGAGCGGACGGCGGCCTTCCTCGCGCTCGGGCTGGCCAAGGCCGCCGGGCGGCCGGTGCCGGTGCTCACCACCTCCGGGACGGCGACCGCGCACCTGCACGCCGCGGTGCTGGAGGCGCACGAGAGCGGGGTGCCGCTGCTGGCGCTGACCGCGGACCGCCCGCCGGAGCTGCGGGCCACCGGCGCGAACCAGACGATCGACCAGGTCGGCCTCTACGGCGGGGCGGTGCGCTGGGCCCTGGACGTCGGGGTGCCCGAGCCGGGGCGCGAGGTGGCGCAGAACCGGTACTGGCGGTCGGTGGTGGCCAAGGCGCTGCTCGTGGCCCGGGGCGACCTGTCCGGCGACCCCGGCCCGGTGCACCTGAACGTGGCGCTCCGGGAGCCGCTCATGCCCGATGACGCCGGGGAGCGGCCGGCGCCGCTGTCGGGTGGGTTCGCCGGCCGCCCCGGTGGTGCGCCATGGACGTCAGCTGCTGGGGACGGGACGCTCGGGGCGCCGCTGAGCGGCGGTGAGCCGGCCGGTGGGGGCCGCACGCTGCTCGTCGCCGGGGACGCTCCGTCCGCGGTCGGGCGGGCCGCTGCCGTCGTCGCCGACCAGCGGGGCTGGCCGGTGCTGGCCGAGCCCAGCAGCGGGGCCTGGGGGGCGAGCGGGGCGCTGCGCGGGCCCGCCCTGCTGCTGGGGGCCGCCGACTGGCTGGCCGCCCACCGGCCCGAGCGGGTCGTCGTCGTCGGCCGGCCCACGCTGTCCCGGCCGGTCAACGCCCTGCTGGCCGACCCGGCGGTGAGCGTGGAGACCTACGGGCCCACGCCGCGCTGGGCCGACCCGGGCCGGGGCAGCAGCGTCGTCGGCAGCGCCCGGCTGGACCCGGGCCTGGCGCTGCGCGACCCCGGACCGCGCGGCGGCGGGGAGTGGGCCGCCCGCTGGGCCGAGGCCGCCCGGCTGGTCGGCGCCGCGGTCGACGCGGAGCTGGACGACCTCCCCGGGCCGGGGCTGACCGCGGCCCGGCTGGCCCGGGACGTGGTCGCCACGCTGCCCGCCGGCGCCCTGCTGGTGCTGGGGTCCTCCACGCCGGTGCGCGACGTCGACCGGCTGGCCGTGCCGCGACCGGGGCTGACCGTGCTGGCCAACCGCGGGGTGGCCGGCATCGACGGCACGATCTCCACCGCGGTCGGGGCCGCGCTGGCACACCAGGGGGCCGGTGGCGGCCCGGCGTTCGCGCTGATGGGCGACCTCACGTTCCTGCACGACCTGACCGGTCTGCTGCCCGGGGCGGGCGAGCCGCGACCGGACCTGACCGTCGTCGTCCCGGACAACGACGGGGGCGGCATCTTCGCCCAGCTGGAGCCGGGGCAGCCGCAGTACGCGGCCAGCTACCGGCGGGTGTTCGGCACCCCGCACGGCCGGGACCTGGTGGCGGTGGCGCGCTCGCTGGGCTGGGCGGCGACCGCGGTCAGCGACCCCACCCAGCTGGTGGCCGCGCTGGGCGCGGGCGGGCCGCGGGTGGTCGTCGTCCGCACCGACGCCGCGGCCGAGGCCGCCCTGGCCACCCGGCTGCGCGCGGCCGCCGTCGCCGCCCTGGGCTGA
- a CDS encoding putative bifunctional diguanylate cyclase/phosphodiesterase, producing the protein MDSRTADGRDRRIAVGWLSLAAALVVLVGVGDGYEASSVLYLVVSTGAAVAAWLGLRRCRPGPAARWVAVAVSLNAVGDLLWQVQTWLAGSSPDVSVADAAYLASYGALGAALLVYAGDGDTHPRARFHALLDGGAVLVVALLVVWQSSVHSTLTDAGLPLGTRAIWAAYPLLDAVVIGLVVRGMVVQSRVGVPALLLGLGSCAWLASDLAWLLLAAPDTVGGWLDAGWLVGAVALAALTWTDRQDRGPGVQTELAAGTGRWRMTLAFLPLLVPGAFELRAWVTGEDIDPLPGLLATCTLTLLMIVRAQRLLTDQCRSRTEVRSLARRYEALAMTSSDAVAVVDRDGRLTADSRSLAELLGRPGGAGRSLPQLLSGVGVDPADVLAALDRARLAPGEPVELELRGDHPAGGTVWLGGRAVDLRDDPDVGGIAVSVYDITARKLAEQELAHQAFYDGLTGLANRSLFLDHTEQALRRAGRTGSPPIVLCLDLDGFKDVNDSLGHLAGDDLLCTVAERLRGVVRAADTVARLGGDEFAVLVDDTRGGLPAAASLAERLLQVLGEPVLLHGHRVTVAASIGIVAAEPEATPLSLFRDADIAMYRAKAAGRAQWVVFDPGMRAAALERIELERELGGALAAGQLRLVYQPVVDLQTEQVVGFEALLRWQHPTLGAIGPDRFVPVAEDSGHIVPIGRWVLAEATATAARWQRAHPRATPLSMAVNVSARQLAGGTLVEHVAEALASSGIAPSSLVLEVTETALVTDPDAVAERLTELRALGTRLALDDFGTGYSSLSYLRQFDVDVLKIDRSFVDLLDGSADDAAIVHGLVQLGRTLRLEVVAEGVETEAQRDRLRAERCDLAQGWLFAKPLEADEAELLLLAQASGAPALPRPRPATTGERPVAQA; encoded by the coding sequence ATGGACAGCAGGACGGCGGACGGCCGCGACCGCAGGATCGCGGTCGGCTGGCTCTCGCTGGCGGCTGCCCTCGTCGTCCTGGTCGGTGTCGGCGACGGGTACGAGGCGTCCTCGGTGCTCTACCTGGTGGTCAGCACCGGCGCCGCGGTCGCCGCCTGGCTGGGTCTGCGGCGGTGCCGCCCGGGCCCGGCGGCCCGGTGGGTCGCGGTCGCCGTCTCGCTCAACGCCGTCGGCGACCTGCTCTGGCAGGTGCAGACGTGGCTGGCCGGGTCCTCACCGGACGTGTCGGTGGCCGATGCGGCCTACCTGGCCTCCTACGGCGCCCTCGGTGCCGCGCTGCTGGTCTACGCCGGCGACGGGGACACCCATCCGCGGGCCCGGTTCCACGCCCTGCTCGACGGCGGCGCCGTGCTGGTGGTCGCCCTGCTGGTGGTCTGGCAGAGCTCGGTGCACTCGACGCTGACCGACGCGGGCCTGCCGCTGGGCACGCGGGCGATCTGGGCGGCGTACCCGCTGCTGGACGCGGTGGTCATCGGCCTGGTGGTGCGCGGCATGGTCGTGCAGTCGCGGGTCGGGGTGCCGGCGCTGCTGCTGGGGCTCGGTTCGTGCGCCTGGCTGGCCTCGGACCTGGCCTGGCTGCTGCTCGCCGCCCCCGACACGGTCGGTGGCTGGCTGGACGCCGGCTGGCTGGTCGGCGCGGTCGCCCTCGCCGCGCTGACCTGGACGGACCGCCAGGACCGCGGACCCGGGGTGCAGACGGAGCTCGCAGCCGGCACCGGACGCTGGCGGATGACGCTGGCCTTCCTGCCACTGCTGGTGCCCGGCGCCTTCGAGCTGCGGGCCTGGGTGACCGGTGAGGACATCGACCCGCTGCCGGGGCTGCTGGCCACCTGCACGCTGACCCTGCTGATGATCGTGCGCGCCCAGCGGCTGCTCACCGACCAGTGCCGCTCGCGGACGGAGGTCCGTTCCCTGGCCCGGCGGTACGAGGCGCTGGCGATGACCTCCTCCGACGCGGTGGCCGTCGTCGACCGCGACGGGCGGCTGACCGCGGACTCCCGGTCGCTGGCCGAGCTGCTCGGCCGCCCCGGGGGCGCCGGGCGCTCCCTGCCGCAGCTGCTCAGCGGCGTCGGCGTCGACCCCGCCGACGTGCTGGCCGCCCTGGACCGCGCCCGGCTCGCGCCGGGTGAGCCGGTCGAGCTGGAGCTGCGCGGCGACCACCCCGCCGGGGGCACGGTGTGGCTGGGCGGTCGCGCCGTCGACCTGCGGGACGACCCGGACGTCGGCGGGATCGCCGTCAGCGTCTACGACATCACCGCCCGCAAGCTGGCCGAGCAGGAGCTGGCCCACCAGGCCTTCTACGACGGGCTGACCGGGCTGGCCAACCGGTCGCTCTTCCTGGACCACACCGAGCAGGCGCTGCGCCGGGCCGGCCGCACCGGCAGCCCGCCGATCGTGCTGTGCCTGGACCTCGACGGCTTCAAGGACGTCAACGACAGCCTGGGTCACCTGGCCGGCGACGACCTGCTCTGCACGGTCGCCGAGCGGCTGCGGGGCGTCGTCCGGGCCGCCGACACCGTGGCCCGGCTGGGCGGCGACGAGTTCGCCGTCCTCGTCGACGACACCCGGGGCGGGCTGCCGGCCGCCGCCTCGCTGGCCGAGCGGCTGCTGCAGGTCCTCGGCGAGCCGGTGCTGCTGCACGGGCACCGGGTGACCGTGGCCGCCAGCATCGGCATCGTCGCCGCCGAACCCGAGGCCACCCCGCTGTCGCTGTTCCGCGACGCCGACATCGCCATGTACCGGGCCAAGGCCGCCGGCCGGGCCCAGTGGGTCGTGTTCGACCCGGGGATGCGCGCTGCCGCGCTGGAGCGGATCGAGCTGGAGCGGGAGCTGGGTGGGGCGCTCGCCGCCGGCCAGCTGCGGCTGGTCTACCAGCCGGTCGTCGACCTGCAGACCGAGCAGGTGGTCGGCTTCGAGGCACTGCTCCGCTGGCAGCACCCCACCCTCGGCGCCATCGGGCCGGACCGGTTCGTCCCGGTCGCGGAGGACTCCGGGCACATCGTGCCGATCGGTCGCTGGGTGCTCGCCGAGGCCACCGCCACCGCCGCCCGCTGGCAGCGCGCCCACCCCCGGGCCACGCCGCTGTCCATGGCGGTCAACGTCTCCGCGCGGCAGCTGGCCGGCGGCACCCTGGTCGAGCACGTCGCCGAGGCGCTGGCCTCCAGCGGCATCGCGCCGTCCTCGCTGGTCCTGGAGGTCACCGAGACGGCGCTGGTCACCGACCCGGACGCGGTGGCCGAACGGCTCACCGAGCTGCGCGCGCTGGGCACCCGGCTGGCGCTGGACGACTTCGGCACCGGCTACTCCTCGCTGAGCTACCTGCGCCAGTTCGACGTCGACGTCCTCAAGATCGACCGCTCGTTCGTGGACCTGCTCGACGGCTCGGCCGACGACGCGGCCATCGTGCACGGACTCGTCCAGCTGGGCCGCACGCTGCGGCTGGAGGTCGTCGCCGAGGGCGTCGAGACCGAGGCCCAGCGCGACCGGCTGCGCGCCGAGCGCTGCGACCTGGCCCAGGGCTGGCTGTTCGCCAAGCCGCTGGAGGCCGACGAGGCGGAGCTGCTGCTGCTCGCCCAGGCCTCCGGCGCACCGGCGCTGCCCCGCCCGCGGCCGGCGACCACCGGCGAACGGCCCGTCGCGCAGGCCTGA
- a CDS encoding isochorismate synthase — MTPAAARTATSAAAVTTTPLGARRTPLLTLLPRDGALAWVRRGEGLVGWGEAARLEVSGPGALAAAADWWAQRCAGTEVHDPVGVPGSGPVLFASVAFDPAVGTSVFVVPEVVVGRRDGCTWVTVTGDADDEDRAVVETSPQHAATSIGRLAYADGALDPMAWCRAVAAAVARIDAGELDKVVLARDLLVTADRPLDPRRLLLRLAERFPDTWTFAVDGLLGATPELLLRRTGREIDSRVLAGTAPRGAGAEDDRLAAGLQTSVKDHAEHAYAVDSLADALRPFVDELVVPEQPTVLTLPNVRHLASDVRGRQRDDDATGLLELVGAVHPTAAVCGSPTTAAARVIAELEGMDRGRYAGPVGWLDARGDGEFGLALRCAELTGADGGRQARLFAGCGIVADSDPIAELAETQAKLAAFQAALED; from the coding sequence GTGACTCCGGCAGCCGCACGCACCGCGACCAGCGCGGCAGCCGTCACCACGACCCCGCTGGGCGCCCGGCGCACGCCGCTGCTGACCCTGCTCCCCCGCGACGGCGCGCTGGCCTGGGTGCGCCGCGGTGAGGGCCTGGTCGGCTGGGGCGAGGCGGCCCGGCTGGAGGTGTCGGGCCCCGGTGCGCTCGCCGCGGCCGCCGACTGGTGGGCCCAGCGCTGCGCCGGCACCGAGGTCCACGACCCGGTCGGCGTCCCCGGTTCCGGGCCGGTCCTCTTCGCCTCCGTGGCCTTCGACCCGGCGGTGGGGACGTCGGTGTTCGTCGTCCCCGAGGTGGTCGTGGGCCGCCGCGACGGGTGCACCTGGGTGACCGTCACCGGCGACGCGGACGACGAGGACCGCGCCGTCGTCGAGACCTCCCCGCAGCACGCGGCCACCTCGATCGGCCGGCTGGCCTACGCCGACGGCGCCCTGGACCCGATGGCGTGGTGCCGCGCCGTCGCCGCCGCGGTCGCCCGGATCGACGCCGGCGAGCTGGACAAGGTGGTGCTGGCCCGCGACCTGCTGGTCACCGCCGACCGGCCGCTGGACCCCCGCCGGCTGCTGCTGCGGCTGGCCGAGCGGTTCCCCGACACCTGGACCTTCGCCGTCGACGGCCTGCTGGGCGCCACCCCCGAGCTGCTGCTGCGCCGCACCGGCCGCGAGATCGACTCCCGGGTGCTGGCCGGCACCGCGCCCCGCGGCGCCGGCGCCGAGGACGACCGGCTGGCCGCCGGCCTGCAGACCTCGGTCAAGGACCACGCCGAGCACGCCTACGCCGTCGACTCCCTCGCCGACGCGCTCCGCCCGTTCGTCGACGAGCTCGTCGTCCCGGAGCAGCCGACCGTGCTGACCCTGCCGAACGTCCGGCACCTGGCCAGCGACGTCCGCGGCCGCCAGCGGGACGACGACGCGACCGGGCTGCTGGAGCTGGTGGGCGCCGTGCACCCGACCGCCGCGGTCTGCGGCAGCCCGACCACCGCCGCGGCGCGGGTGATCGCCGAGCTGGAGGGGATGGACCGGGGCCGCTACGCCGGGCCGGTCGGCTGGCTCGACGCCCGCGGTGACGGCGAGTTCGGGCTGGCGCTGCGCTGCGCTGAGCTGACCGGGGCCGACGGGGGACGACAGGCCCGGTTGTTCGCCGGGTGCGGCATCGTCGCCGACTCCGACCCGATCGCCGAGCTGGCCGAGACCCAGGCGAAGCTGGCCGCCTTCCAGGCCGCCCTCGAGGACTGA
- a CDS encoding demethylmenaquinone methyltransferase produces MATGERAGAAGTRAGLDKRPADVAAMFDRVAGRYDLTNTVLSAGLDAGWRRATREALGARPGSTVLDVAAGTAVSTVELAAGGVHAIACDFSQGMLRAGASRPVPKVAGDAMALPLADESVDGVVISFGLRNVADPQAALREFSRVTRPGGTLVVCEFSSPTFAPFRTVYTEYLMRALPTIARAVSSNPEAYVYLAESIRAWPPQSELARWLQGAGWADVAWRDLTGGVVALHRGTRV; encoded by the coding sequence GTGGCGACCGGGGAACGGGCTGGGGCAGCGGGGACGCGAGCCGGGCTGGACAAGCGGCCGGCCGACGTCGCGGCGATGTTCGACCGGGTCGCCGGCCGGTACGACCTGACCAACACGGTGCTCTCCGCCGGGCTGGACGCCGGCTGGCGGCGGGCCACCCGCGAGGCGCTCGGGGCCCGCCCCGGCTCCACCGTGCTGGACGTCGCCGCCGGGACGGCGGTCTCCACCGTCGAGCTCGCCGCCGGCGGGGTGCACGCCATCGCCTGCGACTTCTCCCAGGGCATGCTGCGCGCCGGGGCCTCCCGGCCGGTGCCGAAGGTGGCCGGGGACGCGATGGCGCTGCCGCTGGCCGACGAGAGCGTCGACGGCGTGGTCATCTCCTTCGGGCTGCGCAACGTCGCCGACCCGCAGGCGGCGCTCCGCGAGTTCTCCCGGGTGACCCGGCCCGGCGGCACGCTGGTGGTCTGCGAGTTCTCCAGCCCCACGTTCGCGCCGTTCCGCACCGTCTACACCGAGTACCTGATGCGGGCACTGCCGACGATCGCGCGGGCGGTGAGCAGCAACCCGGAGGCCTACGTCTACCTGGCCGAGTCGATCCGGGCGTGGCCGCCGCAGTCGGAGCTGGCGCGCTGGCTGCAGGGCGCCGGCTGGGCCGACGTCGCCTGGCGCGACCTGACCGGCGGCGTCGTCGCCCTGCACCGCGGCACCCGCGTCTAG
- a CDS encoding NADH-quinone oxidoreductase subunit A, with protein MLSNYVPLVGLFVLAAGFALFSVTAAPFIGPRRYNSAKVQAYECGIEPVDQPLTGGRIPVKYFLTAMLFIVFDIEIVFLYPWAVANDALGLWGLGAMAVFIGTVFIAFVYEWRRGGLEWD; from the coding sequence ATGCTGTCGAACTACGTGCCCCTGGTCGGGCTCTTCGTGCTCGCCGCGGGCTTCGCGCTCTTCTCGGTCACCGCTGCCCCGTTCATCGGGCCGCGCCGCTACAACAGCGCGAAGGTGCAGGCCTACGAGTGCGGGATCGAACCAGTCGACCAGCCGCTCACCGGCGGACGGATCCCGGTCAAGTACTTCCTCACCGCGATGCTCTTCATCGTCTTCGACATCGAGATCGTCTTCCTCTACCCGTGGGCGGTCGCCAACGACGCCCTGGGCCTGTGGGGTCTCGGCGCGATGGCGGTCTTCATCGGCACCGTGTTCATCGCCTTCGTCTACGAGTGGCGCCGCGGGGGGCTGGAATGGGACTGA
- a CDS encoding NADH-quinone oxidoreductase subunit C: protein MSDEAGFGAATEPGGGFRKGAFGVSGSGDTSGFGGLVRVEPGGAVALHSTDRPYGGWFDEVADALIDAVGEATYAAAVHRVLVDRGEITWFVAREHLLTLVRALRDDEALRFELCSSVSGVDYADSGGPVATPDRPRLHVVYHLTSMTYRRRIRLEVAVTVEDPHVPSVASVYPTADWHEREAWDMFGIVFDGHPALTRILMPDDWEGHPQRKDYPLGGVPVEYKGAQIPPPDERRSYR from the coding sequence GTGAGCGACGAGGCCGGCTTCGGCGCGGCGACCGAGCCCGGCGGGGGGTTCCGCAAGGGCGCCTTCGGGGTCAGCGGCAGCGGTGACACCTCCGGCTTCGGCGGCCTGGTCCGGGTCGAGCCCGGTGGCGCGGTGGCGCTGCACTCCACCGACCGGCCCTACGGCGGCTGGTTCGACGAGGTCGCCGACGCGCTCATCGACGCGGTGGGCGAGGCCACCTACGCCGCCGCCGTCCACCGGGTCTTGGTCGACCGGGGCGAGATCACCTGGTTCGTCGCCCGGGAGCACCTGCTCACCCTGGTCCGGGCGCTGCGGGACGACGAGGCGCTGCGCTTCGAGCTGTGCAGCAGCGTCTCCGGCGTCGACTACGCCGACAGCGGCGGCCCGGTCGCGACGCCGGACCGGCCGCGGCTGCACGTCGTCTACCACCTCACCTCGATGACCTACCGCCGCCGGATCCGGCTCGAGGTGGCGGTGACCGTCGAGGACCCGCACGTCCCCTCCGTCGCCTCGGTCTACCCGACGGCGGACTGGCACGAGCGGGAGGCCTGGGACATGTTCGGCATCGTCTTCGACGGCCACCCCGCGCTGACCCGGATCCTCATGCCCGACGACTGGGAGGGCCACCCCCAGCGCAAGGACTACCCGCTCGGCGGTGTCCCGGTCGAGTACAAGGGCGCCCAGATCCCCCCGCCCGACGAGCGCCGGAGCTACCGATGA
- a CDS encoding NADH-quinone oxidoreductase subunit D, protein MTTTSDPYAGSRETTEGRVYTVTGGDWDQTFGADTHDDERLVVNMGPQHPSTHGVLRLVLDLEGETVTQARVVIGYLHTGIEKTTEYRTWTQGTTLVTRMDYLAPLFNETAYCLAVEKLLGIEAPPRAQTIRVLVLELNRIASHLVALATFGMEMGALTGMTNGFRERELVLDVLEEITGLRMNHAYVRPGGLAQDLPEGAVESVRELLAVLPERVAGTHRLLTGQPIWQRRLKDVGYLDLTGCVALGVTGPVLRAAGLPWDMRKVEPYLGYETYDFEVPTADTCDAWGRYLVRMGEITESIKIIGQALDRLEPGPVMVEDKKIAWPAQLSLGADGMGNSLDHVRHIMGQSMEALIHHFKLVTEGFRVPAGQVYAAIESPRGELGYHVVSDGGTRPFRVHVRDPSFVNLQATAAMSEGGMIADVIAAIASIDPVMGGVDR, encoded by the coding sequence ATGACGACGACGAGCGACCCGTACGCCGGCTCGCGGGAGACGACCGAGGGCCGGGTCTACACGGTCACCGGCGGCGACTGGGACCAGACCTTCGGCGCCGACACCCACGACGACGAGCGGCTCGTGGTCAACATGGGCCCGCAGCACCCCTCGACCCACGGGGTGCTCCGCCTGGTGCTCGACCTCGAGGGCGAGACCGTCACCCAGGCGCGCGTCGTCATCGGCTACCTGCACACCGGCATCGAGAAGACGACGGAGTACCGCACCTGGACCCAGGGCACGACCCTGGTGACGCGGATGGACTACCTGGCCCCGCTGTTCAACGAGACCGCCTACTGCCTGGCCGTGGAGAAGCTGCTCGGCATCGAGGCGCCGCCCCGGGCGCAGACCATCCGGGTGCTGGTCCTGGAGCTCAACCGGATCGCCTCGCACCTGGTCGCGCTGGCCACCTTCGGCATGGAGATGGGCGCGCTCACCGGCATGACCAACGGCTTCCGGGAGCGCGAGCTGGTCCTCGACGTGCTCGAGGAGATCACCGGGCTGCGGATGAACCACGCCTACGTCCGCCCCGGCGGGCTGGCGCAGGACCTCCCCGAGGGCGCCGTCGAGTCCGTGCGGGAGCTGCTCGCCGTCCTCCCCGAGCGGGTCGCGGGCACCCACCGGCTGCTCACCGGCCAGCCGATCTGGCAGCGCCGGCTCAAGGACGTCGGCTACCTCGACCTCACCGGCTGCGTGGCCCTCGGCGTCACCGGCCCGGTGCTCCGTGCGGCCGGGCTGCCCTGGGACATGCGCAAGGTGGAGCCCTACCTGGGCTACGAGACCTACGACTTCGAGGTGCCGACGGCGGACACCTGCGACGCCTGGGGCCGCTACCTGGTGCGGATGGGCGAGATCACCGAGTCCATCAAGATCATCGGCCAGGCCCTGGACCGGCTGGAGCCGGGGCCGGTGATGGTCGAGGACAAGAAGATCGCCTGGCCGGCGCAGCTGTCCTTGGGCGCCGACGGGATGGGCAACTCCCTGGACCACGTCCGGCACATCATGGGCCAGTCGATGGAGGCCCTGATCCACCACTTCAAGCTGGTCACCGAAGGCTTCCGGGTGCCGGCCGGCCAGGTCTACGCGGCCATCGAGTCCCCGCGCGGCGAGCTCGGCTACCACGTGGTCAGCGACGGCGGGACCCGGCCGTTCCGGGTGCACGTCCGCGACCCCAGCTTCGTCAACCTGCAGGCCACCGCGGCGATGAGCGAGGGCGGCATGATCGCCGACGTCATCGCCGCGATCGCCTCCATCGACCCCGTGATGGGGGGAGTCGACAGATGA